The proteins below come from a single Streptomyces sp. SCSIO 75703 genomic window:
- a CDS encoding DUF1479 domain-containing protein yields the protein MTLATETRQAALPALPHWETTPDDLAAAIREIKPALRARIASSGRTVEEVFAAVEERVRARLAEIRADKERGESVWPVIDYADIANGTVTPEQLDKLRRRGCLVVRGHFERAQALGWDASIVDYVERNAFFENYRGPGDDFFGSVGSKPEIYPVYWSPAQMEARQSDRMANVQSFLNSLWKHESEGVQWFDPDRDALYPDRIRRRPPGADSNGLGTHLDPGTLDLWMTRAYQQAFRHLFDGSVEEYDPWDAAHRTAGPQYPGSTMCSAFRTFQGWTALSDMDHDQGVLHTVPIPEAMAYLMLRPLLPDVPDDDMCGVTTNQVFPANDKWHPLLMEALTGIPDVKAGDSVWWHCDMIHSVAPVTDQKGWGNVMYIPAAPWCPRNEAYSAKVREAFLTGSSPSDFPEEHYERDWSDRFGVDRLNETGRRGLGLDG from the coding sequence ATGACGCTGGCAACCGAGACGCGGCAGGCCGCTCTCCCCGCCCTGCCGCACTGGGAGACCACCCCCGACGACCTGGCCGCCGCCATCCGCGAGATCAAGCCCGCGCTGCGCGCCCGCATCGCGTCCTCCGGACGCACCGTCGAGGAGGTCTTCGCCGCCGTCGAGGAGCGCGTCCGCGCCCGCCTGGCCGAGATCCGGGCGGACAAGGAGCGCGGCGAGAGCGTGTGGCCGGTCATCGACTACGCGGACATCGCGAACGGCACCGTCACCCCGGAGCAGCTCGACAAGCTCCGCCGCCGCGGCTGCCTCGTCGTCCGCGGCCACTTCGAGCGCGCCCAGGCCCTCGGCTGGGACGCCTCGATCGTGGACTACGTCGAGCGCAACGCGTTCTTCGAGAACTACAGAGGCCCCGGCGACGACTTCTTCGGCAGCGTCGGCTCCAAGCCGGAGATCTACCCCGTCTACTGGTCGCCGGCCCAGATGGAGGCCCGCCAGAGCGACCGGATGGCCAACGTCCAGTCCTTCCTCAACTCTCTGTGGAAGCACGAGTCCGAGGGCGTGCAGTGGTTCGACCCGGACCGCGACGCGCTGTACCCCGACCGCATCCGCCGCCGCCCCCCGGGCGCCGACTCCAACGGGCTCGGCACCCACCTCGACCCCGGCACCCTCGACCTGTGGATGACGCGGGCCTACCAGCAGGCCTTCCGGCACCTGTTCGACGGCAGCGTCGAGGAGTACGACCCCTGGGACGCCGCCCACCGCACGGCCGGCCCCCAGTACCCCGGCTCCACCATGTGCTCGGCGTTCCGCACCTTCCAGGGCTGGACCGCCCTGTCCGACATGGACCACGACCAAGGCGTCCTGCACACCGTCCCGATCCCCGAGGCCATGGCCTACCTCATGCTGCGGCCGCTGCTCCCGGACGTCCCGGACGACGACATGTGCGGGGTGACCACCAACCAGGTCTTCCCCGCCAACGACAAGTGGCACCCGCTCCTCATGGAGGCCCTCACCGGCATCCCCGACGTCAAGGCGGGCGACTCCGTCTGGTGGCACTGTGACATGATCCACAGCGTCGCGCCGGTCACCGACCAGAAGGGCTGGGGCAACGTCATGTACATCCCCGCCGCCCCCTGGTGCCCCCGCAACGAGGCGTACTCGGCGAAGGTCCGCGAGGCGTTCCTGACCGGCTCCAGCCCCAGTGACTTCCCCGAGGAACACTACGAGCGCGACTGGAGCGACCGCTTCGGCGTCGACCGGCTCAACGAGACGGGCCGACGCGGCCTGGGCCTCGACGGCTGA
- a CDS encoding sugar porter family MFS transporter, with the protein MTSTAQQPAAVGLAARPNRLRHVVFVAASAAMGGFLFGYDSAVINGAVEGIRGRFGVGAATLGAVIAIALLGAAAGAMLAGRLADRVGRLRVMQLAALLFLASSIGSMLPFTAWDLSFWRIVGGVAIGMASVIGPTYIAEVAPTEYRGRLVSFQQAAVVLGIAVSQLVNWMVLSLADGDQRGSLLGLEAWQVMLGIAAVPALVYGLLALRIPESPRHLISAGRTGEAREVLRTLEGAHVDLDARVTEIEHAARSDKAPRFKDLRGRFGLLPIVWVGVGLSVFQQFVGINVIFYYSSSLWQSVGVDPSSSFFYSFTTSVINIVGTAIAMVLIDRVGRKPLAATGSAGMAVSLATVAWAFSYKTGTGDDISLPDTQAAVALVAAHTFVLFFAMSLGVAAWVLLGEMFPSRIRAAALGVAACAQWVANWLVTATFPSMAEWNLSGSYVIYAVFATLAVPFILKWVPETKGRTLEEMG; encoded by the coding sequence GTGACGAGCACAGCACAACAACCTGCCGCCGTGGGCCTCGCGGCCCGGCCGAACCGGCTGCGTCACGTCGTCTTCGTCGCGGCGTCCGCCGCCATGGGCGGCTTCCTCTTCGGCTACGACAGCGCCGTGATCAACGGCGCCGTCGAGGGCATCAGGGGACGGTTCGGCGTCGGCGCCGCCACGCTCGGAGCCGTCATCGCCATCGCCCTGCTCGGCGCGGCGGCCGGCGCCATGCTCGCGGGACGGCTCGCCGACCGCGTCGGCCGCCTCCGGGTGATGCAGTTGGCCGCCCTGCTCTTCCTGGCCAGCAGTATCGGCTCGATGCTGCCGTTCACCGCGTGGGACCTGTCCTTCTGGCGCATCGTGGGCGGCGTGGCCATCGGCATGGCCTCCGTGATCGGCCCCACGTACATCGCCGAGGTCGCGCCCACCGAGTACCGCGGCCGGCTCGTCTCCTTCCAGCAGGCCGCCGTCGTGCTGGGCATCGCCGTCTCCCAGTTGGTCAACTGGATGGTGCTCTCCCTCGCCGACGGGGACCAGCGCGGCAGCCTGCTCGGCCTGGAGGCGTGGCAGGTCATGCTCGGCATCGCGGCCGTTCCCGCCCTGGTCTATGGTCTGCTGGCGTTGCGCATCCCGGAGTCGCCGCGCCACCTGATCTCAGCCGGCAGGACCGGCGAGGCCAGGGAGGTGCTGCGCACCCTCGAAGGCGCGCACGTCGATCTCGACGCCCGGGTGACCGAGATCGAGCACGCCGCGCGCAGCGACAAGGCACCGCGGTTCAAGGACCTCCGCGGCCGTTTCGGCCTGCTGCCGATCGTCTGGGTCGGTGTCGGCCTGTCGGTCTTCCAGCAGTTCGTCGGCATCAACGTGATCTTCTACTACAGCTCCTCGCTGTGGCAGTCGGTGGGCGTCGACCCGTCGAGCTCGTTCTTCTACTCGTTCACCACCTCGGTCATCAACATCGTGGGCACGGCGATCGCGATGGTGCTCATCGACCGGGTCGGCCGCAAGCCGCTGGCCGCGACCGGTTCCGCCGGTATGGCGGTCTCCCTCGCGACCGTCGCCTGGGCCTTCTCCTACAAGACCGGAACGGGTGACGACATCTCGCTGCCCGACACCCAGGCCGCCGTCGCGCTGGTCGCCGCCCACACCTTCGTCCTCTTCTTCGCCATGTCGCTGGGCGTGGCGGCCTGGGTGCTGCTGGGCGAGATGTTCCCCAGCCGCATCCGCGCGGCCGCGCTCGGCGTCGCCGCCTGCGCGCAGTGGGTCGCCAACTGGCTGGTCACCGCGACGTTCCCGAGCATGGCGGAGTGGAACCTGTCCGGTTCGTACGTGATCTACGCGGTCTTCGCCACGCTGGCGGTCCCGTTCATCCTCAAGTGGGTGCCGGAGACCAAGGGCAGGACGTTGGAGGAGATGGGCTGA
- a CDS encoding MFS transporter, producing MTTTTPTTTTTATKRPAGPAVRLGLRENWLQFTLLVVVNMAVGGLVGLERTTVPLIGTDVFGLTSNLAVFSFIIAFGATKALTNLAAGALTARFRRRRLLLTGWLIGVPVPFMLAWAPSWGWIVAANVLLGLNQGLAWSMTVNMKIDLVGPTRRGLATGLNEAAGYTAVGATALLTGYLATGYGLRPVPELLGAVFVAAGLALSLTVRDTAAHVALELAQHPKPAPAGEKPGLAATFARTSWRDRSLRGASQAGLVNNLNDGLTWGVFPLLFTHHGLGLAAVGLIKGLYPILWGLGQIPTGHLADRIGRKPLIVTGMLVQAAGLGIALILLQWPLLAGVLSAVALGIGTAMVYPALIASVSDHAHPTWRANALGTYRFWRDIGYASGALIAGVLADTLGLNATVIAAAVLTAASGLLAARWITEHRPDTG from the coding sequence ATGACCACGACCACGCCCACGACCACGACCACCGCGACGAAACGGCCCGCCGGACCCGCCGTGCGCCTCGGGCTCCGGGAGAACTGGCTCCAGTTCACCCTCCTCGTCGTCGTCAACATGGCCGTCGGCGGCCTGGTGGGCCTGGAACGCACCACCGTGCCACTCATCGGCACCGACGTCTTCGGCCTGACCAGCAACCTGGCGGTCTTCTCCTTCATCATCGCCTTCGGCGCCACCAAGGCCCTGACCAACCTCGCCGCCGGAGCCCTGACAGCACGCTTCCGCCGCCGCCGGCTCCTCCTCACAGGCTGGCTGATCGGCGTCCCGGTCCCCTTCATGCTCGCCTGGGCGCCTTCCTGGGGCTGGATCGTCGCCGCGAACGTCCTCCTCGGCCTCAACCAGGGACTGGCCTGGTCGATGACCGTCAACATGAAGATCGACCTCGTGGGCCCAACCCGCCGCGGACTCGCCACCGGGCTCAACGAAGCCGCCGGATACACCGCCGTCGGCGCCACCGCCCTGCTCACCGGCTACCTCGCCACCGGCTACGGCCTGCGCCCCGTCCCGGAACTCCTCGGCGCCGTCTTCGTCGCCGCCGGACTCGCCCTGTCCCTCACCGTCCGCGACACCGCCGCCCACGTCGCCCTCGAACTCGCACAGCACCCCAAACCCGCGCCTGCCGGCGAGAAGCCCGGCCTCGCCGCCACCTTCGCCCGCACCTCCTGGCGCGACCGCTCCCTGCGCGGCGCCAGCCAGGCCGGCCTCGTCAACAACCTCAACGACGGCCTCACCTGGGGCGTCTTCCCCCTCCTCTTCACCCACCACGGCCTCGGCCTGGCCGCCGTCGGCCTCATCAAGGGCCTCTACCCCATCCTGTGGGGCCTCGGCCAGATCCCCACCGGACACCTCGCCGACCGCATCGGCCGCAAACCCCTCATCGTCACCGGCATGCTCGTCCAGGCCGCCGGCCTCGGCATCGCCCTCATCCTGCTCCAGTGGCCTCTTCTCGCCGGTGTCCTCTCCGCCGTCGCCCTCGGCATCGGCACCGCCATGGTCTACCCCGCCCTCATCGCCTCCGTCTCCGACCACGCCCACCCCACCTGGCGTGCCAACGCTCTCGGCACCTATCGCTTCTGGCGCGACATCGGCTACGCCAGCGGCGCCCTCATCGCCGGCGTCCTCGCCGACACCCTCGGCCTGAACGCCACCGTCATCGCCGCCGCGGTCCTCACCGCCGCGTCCGGGCTCCTGGCCGCCCGCTGGATCACCGAGCACCGGCCCGACACCGGCTGA
- a CDS encoding rhodanese-like domain-containing protein translates to MPLFSRNTRRVTVEEARRRTQGTNAPSVLLDVREKSEWNAGRAPATVHAPLSGLVAGAALPQAAQGRPLVVICRSGNRSQKAAALLSGRGLNAVDVKGGMRAWAAAGHPVVDARGNNGSVA, encoded by the coding sequence ATGCCCCTGTTCTCCCGAAACACCCGACGCGTCACCGTGGAGGAGGCCCGCCGACGCACCCAGGGCACAAACGCTCCGTCCGTCCTGCTGGACGTACGCGAGAAGAGCGAGTGGAACGCCGGACGCGCGCCCGCCACCGTGCACGCGCCTCTGTCCGGCCTGGTCGCGGGGGCTGCCCTGCCGCAGGCCGCCCAGGGCCGGCCGCTGGTGGTGATCTGCCGCAGCGGCAACCGCTCGCAGAAGGCCGCCGCACTGCTGTCCGGGCGCGGTCTGAACGCGGTCGACGTCAAAGGCGGAATGCGGGCGTGGGCCGCCGCCGGGCACCCGGTCGTCGACGCCCGCGGCAACAACGGCTCGGTGGCGTGA
- a CDS encoding sulfite exporter TauE/SafE family protein, whose protein sequence is MITLVLAASVLIGISLGILGGGGSILTVPILVYLAGQDSKEAIATSLFVVGVTSLVGLIPHARAHRVRWRTGLVFGAVSMAGAYGGGRLAEYVPGTVLLIAFALMMLATAVAMLRKGAGRRKGGHKAAHTEMPVKLVVAEGLVVGAVTGLVGSGGGFLVVPALALLGGLPMSVAVGTSLLVIAMKSFSGLAGHLAGVQIDWSLALMVTAAAVVGSLVGSRFAGRIPQDTLRKTFGWFVVVMGVFVLSQQLPAAVWTSPWTWIGAGLAATAAVGRTLARKHRPEDTDETTPENTHRLSMRS, encoded by the coding sequence GTGATCACCCTCGTCCTCGCCGCCTCCGTCCTGATCGGCATCAGCCTGGGCATCCTGGGCGGCGGAGGATCGATCCTGACCGTGCCGATCCTCGTCTACCTGGCCGGGCAGGACAGCAAGGAGGCCATCGCCACCTCGCTGTTCGTGGTCGGCGTGACCAGCCTGGTCGGCCTGATCCCACACGCCCGCGCCCACCGGGTCCGCTGGCGCACCGGGCTGGTCTTCGGCGCGGTCAGCATGGCCGGCGCCTACGGCGGCGGACGCCTCGCCGAGTACGTCCCCGGCACCGTCCTGCTGATCGCGTTCGCCCTCATGATGCTGGCCACCGCCGTGGCCATGCTCCGCAAGGGCGCCGGCCGCAGGAAGGGCGGGCACAAGGCCGCCCACACCGAGATGCCGGTGAAGCTCGTAGTGGCCGAGGGCTTGGTGGTGGGCGCGGTCACCGGGCTGGTCGGCTCCGGCGGCGGCTTCCTGGTCGTCCCCGCCCTGGCTCTGCTCGGCGGACTGCCCATGAGTGTCGCGGTCGGCACTTCGCTGCTGGTCATCGCGATGAAGTCGTTCTCCGGGCTCGCCGGTCACCTGGCCGGCGTCCAGATCGACTGGAGCCTGGCGTTGATGGTGACCGCTGCGGCGGTCGTCGGCAGCCTGGTCGGCAGCCGCTTCGCCGGACGCATCCCCCAGGACACCCTGCGCAAGACGTTCGGCTGGTTCGTCGTCGTCATGGGCGTCTTCGTCCTCAGCCAGCAACTCCCCGCCGCAGTGTGGACCAGCCCCTGGACCTGGATCGGTGCCGGCCTCGCAGCGACCGCGGCCGTGGGCCGGACGCTGGCGCGCAAGCACCGGCCGGAAGACACCGACGAAACGACGCCGGAGAACACCCACCGACTGAGCATGCGCTCCTGA
- a CDS encoding rhodanese-like domain-containing protein — protein sequence MTANATAFTPAALQHLIKTGQAPRLLDVRTPGEFQTSHIPGAYNVPLDTLREHRMELGRHLDENVVLVCRSGARATQAEEALAGAGLPDLRVLDGGMMAWEASGAPVNRGPRRWELERQVRLIAGSVVLVSGVVGFFVPGVHLIGTAIGAGLAFAALSNTCAMGMMLSKLPYNRGPRTDIRTVVTSLRDRS from the coding sequence ATGACCGCCAACGCCACCGCTTTCACCCCCGCCGCTCTCCAGCACCTGATCAAGACCGGCCAGGCCCCCCGCCTGCTGGACGTGCGCACCCCGGGCGAGTTCCAGACCAGTCACATCCCCGGCGCCTACAACGTGCCGCTGGACACCCTGCGCGAGCACCGCATGGAGCTGGGGCGGCACCTCGACGAGAACGTGGTGCTGGTCTGTCGCTCCGGCGCCCGCGCCACGCAGGCCGAGGAGGCCCTCGCCGGCGCGGGCCTGCCCGACCTGCGGGTCCTCGACGGCGGCATGATGGCCTGGGAGGCTTCCGGCGCCCCGGTCAACCGCGGCCCGCGGCGCTGGGAACTGGAACGCCAGGTCCGCCTCATCGCCGGCTCGGTCGTCCTCGTCAGCGGTGTCGTGGGCTTCTTCGTCCCCGGCGTGCACCTGATCGGCACCGCGATCGGCGCCGGACTGGCCTTCGCCGCCCTCAGCAACACCTGCGCCATGGGCATGATGCTCTCCAAGCTTCCCTACAACCGCGGCCCGCGCACCGACATCCGCACCGTCGTCACCTCCCTGCGGGACCGGTCGTGA
- a CDS encoding MBL fold metallo-hydrolase yields MFFSQYYLECLSQASYMIADESTGHAVVVDPRRDVSEYLKDAEARGFTVVGVINTHFHADFVAGHLEMAARTGAWIGYGRRAETEYAIRKLAEGDTISLGDVTLKIMETPGHTPESISVLVYERAEDTVPYGVLTGDALFIGDVGRPDLLASVGVTAEELGAMLHDSVQNKLMSLPDEVRVFPAHGAGSSCGKNLSTERQSTIGEQRATNYACAPMSEKDFVAIVTAGQSAAPGYFAYDADLNRRERKLFDPAGPPQALGVKDFLARRAAGAVVVDARDPQEFAAGHLRGAVNVPADGRFAEQAGTVLPPGAELLAVVPEDREEEIVTRLARIGFDRVAGCLASPDEALETVADEVTPASRLTAARLRAELEGDNPPVVIDVRNCGERGENGFIEGALHIALGELPRRLDEIPRDKPLVLHCAGGHRSSIAASLLRRQGFDDVSDVLGGWAAWALLNTPAAV; encoded by the coding sequence GTGTTCTTCTCGCAGTACTACCTCGAGTGCCTCTCCCAGGCGTCGTACATGATCGCCGACGAGTCCACCGGCCACGCGGTGGTCGTCGACCCCCGCCGGGACGTGTCCGAGTACCTGAAGGACGCCGAGGCTCGCGGCTTCACCGTGGTCGGCGTCATCAACACCCACTTCCACGCGGACTTCGTCGCCGGTCACCTGGAGATGGCCGCCCGCACCGGCGCGTGGATCGGCTACGGGCGCCGCGCGGAGACCGAGTACGCGATCCGCAAGCTGGCCGAGGGCGACACGATCAGCCTCGGTGACGTCACGCTGAAGATCATGGAGACTCCCGGGCACACCCCGGAGTCGATCAGCGTGCTCGTCTACGAGCGCGCCGAGGACACCGTCCCGTACGGTGTCCTCACCGGTGACGCCCTCTTCATCGGTGACGTCGGCCGCCCCGACCTGCTGGCCTCGGTGGGCGTGACCGCCGAAGAGCTCGGCGCGATGCTCCACGACAGCGTGCAGAACAAGCTGATGAGCCTGCCCGACGAGGTGCGCGTCTTCCCCGCTCACGGTGCCGGCTCCTCCTGCGGCAAGAACCTCTCCACCGAGCGGCAGTCGACGATCGGTGAGCAGCGCGCCACCAACTACGCATGCGCGCCGATGAGCGAGAAGGACTTCGTTGCCATCGTGACCGCCGGGCAGTCGGCCGCGCCGGGCTATTTCGCCTATGACGCGGACCTGAACCGCCGGGAGCGGAAGCTGTTCGACCCTGCGGGCCCGCCGCAGGCGCTGGGCGTGAAGGACTTCCTGGCCCGGCGCGCGGCGGGCGCCGTGGTGGTCGACGCCCGTGACCCGCAGGAGTTCGCCGCCGGCCACCTGCGCGGAGCGGTCAACGTCCCTGCCGACGGCCGGTTCGCCGAGCAGGCCGGCACCGTCCTGCCGCCCGGGGCGGAGCTGCTGGCCGTCGTCCCGGAGGACCGTGAGGAGGAGATCGTCACCCGCCTCGCCCGGATCGGCTTCGACCGGGTGGCCGGCTGCCTGGCCTCCCCCGACGAGGCGCTGGAGACGGTGGCCGACGAGGTCACCCCGGCCAGCCGCCTGACCGCAGCCCGGCTGCGTGCCGAACTGGAGGGCGACAACCCGCCGGTCGTGATCGACGTCCGCAACTGCGGCGAGCGCGGCGAGAACGGGTTCATCGAGGGCGCCCTGCACATCGCGCTCGGCGAACTCCCCCGCCGTCTGGACGAGATCCCGCGCGACAAGCCGCTGGTCCTGCACTGTGCCGGCGGTCACCGCTCCTCCATCGCCGCCAGCCTGCTGCGCCGGCAGGGCTTCGACGACGTCTCCGACGTGCTCGGCGGCTGGGCCGCCTGGGCCCTGCTGAACACGCCCGCCGCCGTCTGA
- a CDS encoding metal-sensitive transcriptional regulator has product MQVDDESTQPVLNRLRRAQGQLAAVIAMVEAGRDCKDVVTQLAAVSRALDRAGFKIVASGMRQCLAGDSDAPPMSQEELEKLFLALA; this is encoded by the coding sequence ATGCAGGTGGACGACGAATCGACGCAGCCCGTGCTGAACCGCTTGCGGCGGGCACAGGGGCAGTTGGCTGCCGTGATTGCGATGGTCGAGGCCGGCCGCGACTGCAAGGATGTGGTGACGCAACTCGCGGCGGTCTCCCGGGCGCTGGACAGGGCCGGATTCAAGATCGTGGCGAGCGGAATGCGGCAGTGCCTTGCCGGGGACTCCGACGCCCCTCCGATGTCGCAGGAAGAACTGGAGAAGCTGTTCCTCGCCCTCGCCTGA
- a CDS encoding transposase family protein, which translates to MLGLAPGEEVTEAPFLALTDEKGRLIWISTARPGRTHDNTAARRQDHVLAHLRAVGLGAPADPGFRGLDNDVLDPVSVTGFHASRTHKLTPGQKTANRVLAVGRAPGEHGFAHLKNRRTLTKLRTDPARATHLLRALLVLTNLEVNR; encoded by the coding sequence GTGCTCGGACTCGCGCCGGGTGAGGAGGTCACCGAGGCCCCATTCCTCGCCCTGACCGATGAGAAGGGCCGGCTGATCTGGATATCCACCGCCCGGCCCGGCCGCACCCACGACAACACCGCCGCCCGCCGCCAGGATCACGTCCTGGCCCACCTGCGCGCCGTCGGCCTCGGGGCCCCGGCGGACCCCGGCTTCCGCGGCCTCGACAACGACGTACTCGACCCTGTGAGCGTCACCGGCTTCCACGCCAGCCGCACCCACAAGCTCACCCCCGGCCAGAAGACCGCCAACCGCGTCCTCGCCGTCGGACGCGCCCCCGGCGAACACGGCTTCGCCCACCTCAAGAACCGGCGGACCCTCACCAAGCTCCGCACCGACCCCGCCCGCGCCACGCACCTCCTGCGCGCCCTGCTCGTCCTGACGAACCTCGAAGTCAACCGCTGA
- a CDS encoding putative quinol monooxygenase: MIFITVKFAVRPERADEWLDLVDGFTRATRDEPGNLFFEWSRSVDDPNEFVLVEAFRDGEAGREHVESAHFIKAMEEMSYAVAAKPRIVSTEIPGMDGWGEMGEITPRDA; the protein is encoded by the coding sequence ATGATCTTCATCACTGTCAAGTTCGCTGTCCGGCCCGAGCGCGCCGACGAGTGGCTCGACCTGGTCGACGGCTTCACCCGGGCCACCCGCGACGAGCCCGGCAACCTCTTCTTCGAGTGGTCCCGCAGCGTCGACGATCCCAACGAGTTCGTCTTGGTCGAGGCGTTCCGTGACGGCGAAGCGGGCAGGGAGCACGTGGAGTCCGCGCACTTCATCAAGGCCATGGAAGAGATGTCGTATGCCGTGGCCGCCAAGCCTCGGATCGTCTCGACGGAAATCCCCGGCATGGATGGCTGGGGGGAGATGGGCGAGATCACCCCTCGTGACGCCTGA
- a CDS encoding ATP-binding protein codes for MSTAGTPPEDPAGRLAPVDAAVSVPGARKAVVDVNHGIVSQGDNAINLVFQEGGYAQIPSLAALTPRQPEVLAAPADVKLFGRQALVETVVSQLTEGTSVQLYGDEGVGKSAIADAVHQRLRTRGTRGHVLRPRTGETGTLATLYERMATVLFGHRFLREVDETELRQAVATVHDVHITVVDSALDEADLRRLLQTFSGCTFLFTSPYRTLPDAAAAHHVQPLSPAAAIELLNSELGLELGPEGLRNLQFDLAYRMSEGRPQRLLLYARFIKASDDWRDRADRGPHDQPPAFDPVQLSPRHQAAALAVALSEPARRVLVALATFGTPLGPAWFAPVTGHPDDAGTERELLDRRLVVHAGDGYAITRDAAAAVRDLAWDPAPAAAAAEGLHAALARRETVATWPDPHLLLTVAQELNAGQQWALTTRFVRVAVSAALTAGSGSVALELYGLGRIAALRGGLSKDHAYYVHTEEQTRNLLEGDKAAVAAALLILSPPLTTSAVAIGGKGSGFFGKLATTVTTKAGLTAAAVTVAAATAVTVVVATTGDGKPAGCSEALAANSALNERDTRTPQDLAAAYRQLAGGMTTAAGKADDPALQSVFRQQAVTFNEKADNKEAETPPDNIHPDVTAALVSSEKLRGGIENLQALSSVCPLD; via the coding sequence ATGAGTACCGCCGGGACCCCGCCGGAGGACCCGGCCGGGAGGCTGGCTCCGGTGGACGCGGCAGTCTCCGTCCCAGGTGCCCGCAAAGCCGTGGTCGACGTCAACCACGGAATCGTCAGCCAGGGTGACAACGCCATCAACCTGGTGTTCCAGGAGGGCGGCTACGCACAGATCCCCAGCCTTGCGGCGCTCACCCCGCGTCAGCCCGAGGTGCTGGCCGCGCCCGCCGACGTCAAGCTGTTCGGCCGCCAGGCCCTCGTGGAAACCGTCGTCTCCCAGCTGACCGAGGGCACGAGCGTCCAACTGTACGGGGACGAAGGCGTCGGCAAGAGCGCGATCGCGGACGCCGTGCACCAGCGCCTGCGCACCCGCGGGACGCGGGGCCATGTGCTGCGCCCCAGAACCGGGGAGACCGGGACCTTGGCGACCCTGTACGAGCGGATGGCCACCGTCCTCTTCGGCCACCGCTTCCTTCGCGAGGTCGACGAGACCGAACTCCGCCAAGCTGTCGCCACCGTGCACGACGTGCACATCACCGTCGTTGACAGCGCCCTGGACGAGGCCGACCTGCGCCGGCTGCTGCAGACCTTCTCTGGTTGCACCTTCCTGTTCACGTCCCCGTACCGCACACTGCCCGACGCTGCTGCTGCCCACCACGTACAGCCGCTGTCCCCCGCCGCGGCCATCGAACTGCTCAACTCCGAACTGGGCCTGGAACTGGGCCCGGAAGGCCTGCGGAACCTCCAGTTCGACCTCGCCTACCGCATGTCGGAGGGACGACCGCAGCGGCTGCTGCTGTACGCGCGGTTCATCAAGGCCTCGGACGACTGGCGCGATCGCGCGGACAGGGGACCGCACGACCAGCCACCCGCCTTCGACCCGGTTCAGCTGAGCCCCCGGCACCAGGCGGCTGCGCTGGCGGTCGCCCTGAGTGAACCGGCCCGACGGGTCCTGGTGGCACTGGCCACGTTCGGGACGCCGCTCGGCCCCGCGTGGTTCGCGCCGGTCACGGGGCACCCCGACGACGCGGGCACCGAGCGGGAACTGCTGGACCGGAGGCTGGTCGTCCACGCGGGGGATGGCTACGCGATCACCAGGGACGCGGCGGCCGCGGTGCGGGACCTGGCCTGGGACCCCGCGCCGGCCGCCGCGGCCGCCGAGGGGCTGCACGCCGCGCTCGCGCGACGTGAGACCGTCGCCACCTGGCCGGACCCGCATCTCCTGCTGACCGTCGCGCAGGAACTGAACGCTGGCCAGCAGTGGGCGCTGACCACGCGCTTCGTCCGAGTCGCGGTGTCCGCCGCGCTCACCGCGGGGTCAGGATCGGTCGCATTGGAGCTCTACGGCCTGGGCCGGATCGCCGCCCTGCGCGGCGGTCTCAGCAAGGACCACGCCTACTACGTCCACACCGAGGAGCAGACCCGGAACCTCTTGGAGGGCGACAAGGCGGCCGTGGCCGCGGCCCTGCTCATCCTGTCGCCGCCGTTGACCACATCCGCCGTGGCAATCGGCGGCAAGGGCAGCGGCTTCTTCGGGAAACTCGCCACGACCGTCACCACCAAGGCCGGCCTCACCGCCGCCGCCGTCACGGTGGCCGCGGCGACCGCCGTGACCGTCGTGGTGGCCACCACGGGCGACGGCAAGCCCGCGGGCTGCTCCGAGGCGCTCGCCGCGAACAGCGCGCTGAACGAGCGGGACACGCGGACGCCGCAGGACCTTGCGGCCGCGTACCGGCAACTGGCCGGCGGCATGACCACCGCCGCGGGAAAGGCGGACGACCCGGCCCTGCAGTCCGTTTTCCGGCAACAGGCCGTCACCTTCAACGAGAAGGCCGACAACAAGGAGGCGGAGACCCCTCCGGACAACATTCACCCCGATGTGACGGCCGCCCTGGTGAGCAGCGAGAAGCTGCGGGGTGGGATCGAAAACCTCCAGGCCCTGAGTTCGGTCTGCCCGCTGGACTGA